Proteins found in one Pyrus communis chromosome 15, drPyrComm1.1, whole genome shotgun sequence genomic segment:
- the LOC137716906 gene encoding inactive RHOMBOID-like protein 8 gives MAADPSKLQTQIDIKPPPLPFHAESAPETLQEPKLSFFASRYRRTRRRRADTWLISLFVILHIVAFTATMVVNDCWHKSGGDCAFKAFGRLSFQPLSENPLLGPSASTLGEMGALRRTFLTENRQTWRLFTFPCLHAGAIHLVINLCSVVFVGTHLEQEFGPLMAGLIYILSAFVGTLVAALFVEKHPAVGASGALYGLLGATLAALIQNWEMYTNKFTALVSVLFVSIGNFLLGLLPYVDNFSSIGGFISGFLLGSVLLSSPKVREPAQEKGGLLDYDLKSSIKLRMRLKLDRPVYRSVAFVLFGVMLAGCLVAVLQGIDLNQYCGWCRYVDCIPFKGWSCRDMETFCETMVSNEQLTLTCMSNGNFRVLPYTNVSQDRVNDLCSVICS, from the exons ATGGCCGCCGACCCATCAAAGCTTCAGACCCAGATCGACATCAAGCCTCCACCGCTTCCATTCCACGCTGAATCAGCTCCCGAAACTCTTCAAGAACCCAAGCTCTCCTTCTTCGCCTCCCGCTACCGTCGCACTCGCCGCCGTCGAGCCGACACTTGGCTCATATCTCTCTTCGTGATCCTACACATCGTGGCCTTCACGGCGACCATGGTCGTCAACGACTGCTGGCACAAGTCTGGTGGCGACTGCGCCTTCAAAGCGTTTGGCCGGCTGTCGTTTCAGCCGCTCTCCGAGAACCCGCTGCTCGGCCCTTCCGCTTCCAC GCTTGGTGAAATGGGAGCTCTTCGACGGACTTTTTTGACAGAGAATCGCCAAACATGGCGTCTTTTCACATTTCCATGTCTGCACGCCGGAGCCATCCACCTTGTGATCAACCTTTGCAGTGTCGTCTTTGTTGGAACTCATTTGGAGCAAGAGTTTGGACCAT TAATGGCAGGGTTAATCTATATACTCTCTGCTTTTGTTGGTACGTTGGTGGCTGCACTCTTTGTTGAGAAACACCCGGCAGTTGGTGCTTCTGGAGCTCTATATGGGTTACTTGGAGCTACACTTGCCGCACTGATTCAGAACTGGGAAATGTACACCAATAAG TTCACAGCTCTAGTATCAGTTCTATTTGTCTCCATTGGGAATTTTCTCCTCGGCTTGCTACCTTATGTGGACAACTTTTCGAGCATTGGAGGCTTTATATCAGGGTTCCTACTTGGATCTGTGCTTTTATCCAGTCCTAAGGTCAGAGAACCGGCTCAAGAGAAAGGAGGCCTCCTTGATTATGATCTCAAAAGTTCTATCAAGTTGAGGATGAGGCTGAAGCTGGACAGACCAGTTTATAGGAGTGTGGCTTTTGTTCTCTTTGGTGTTAT GCTTGCTGGATGTCTTGTTGCAGTTCTGCAAGGCATTGACCTGAACCAGTACTGCGGGTGGTGCCGGTATGTTGATTGTATCCCTTTCAAAGGATGGAGCTGCAGGGACATGGAAACTTTTTGTGAG ACCATGGTGAGCAATGAACAGCTAACTTTGACCTGTATGAGCAATGGGAACTTCAGGGTTCTTCCGTACACGAACGTCTCTCAAGATCGGGTGAATGACCTCTGCAGTGTGATATGCTCATAG
- the LOC137718399 gene encoding phosphopantothenate--cysteine ligase 2-like isoform X2, translating into MALTNGLEVQREILDAEIKSFFDSAPPLKDSDDISGKLEEFVKKNSVPSESGGVRRVVCVTSGGTTVPLEQRCVRYIDNFSSGHRGAASTEYFLKAGYAVIFLYRSCQPYCRSLPDDPLLESFEYTDDSNIKVCQSHSEVVRNAITKTHAAVTGGLLLKLPFTTIFEYLQMLQMIVFSIRSLGPHAILYLAAAVSDFYVPWKSMAEHKIQSGSGPLDMRLVQVPKMLLVLRKDWAPRAFCISFKLETDSKILLEKADMALQKYKVHMVIANELSTRKEEVVVVRSNEKISVRRNQSPGVVDVECPLIELIVGRHSAYIENPDL; encoded by the exons ATGGCTCTAACAAATGGGTTGGAAGTTCAAAGGGAAATCCTGGATGCCGAAATCAAGTCATTTTTTGACTCAGCTCCTCCTTTGAAGGACAGCGATGATATCAGTGGAAAACTTGAGGAATTTGTGAAGAAGAATTCAGTACCTTCCG AAAGTGGAGGAGTTAGGAGGGTTGTGTGTGTGACATCAGGTGGCACTACGGTTCCTCTAGAGCAACGATGTGTTCGCTACATCGACAACTTTAGCTCAGGTCACAGAGGAGCGGCATCCACAGA GTACTTTTTGAAGGCAGGTTATGCTGTTATCTTTCTATATCGAAG TTGCCAGCCATATTGCAGATCTCTTCCCGATGATCCTTTGCTTGAAAGTTTTGAATATACGGATGACTCAAATATTAAAG TGTGCCAGTCGCATTCAGAAGTAGTGAGGAATGCCATCACTAAAACTCATGCT GCAGTAACAGGAGGCCTCTTGTTGAAACTTCCTTTCACAACCATATTCGAGTACCTTCAG ATGTTGCAGATGATTGTGTTTTCAATAAGAAGTCTTGGGCCACATGCAATTCTTTATCTTGCAGCTGCAGTGTCTGACTTTTATGTTCCCTGGAAAAGCATG GCAGAACACAAAATTCAGTCGGGATCTGGTCCATTGGACATGCGACTTGTTCAGGTGCCAAAGATGCTCTTAGTGCTGAGGAAAGACTGGGCGCCAAGGGCCTTCTGTATATCATTTAAG CTAGAGACGGATTCAAAGATTCTTTTAGAGAAGGCTGATATGGCTCTTCAGAAGTACAAGGTGCATATGGTTATAGCGAATGAACTTTCAACCCGCAAGGAAGAGGTTGTAGTCGTCAGAAGTAATGAAAAGATATCAGTTCGCCGAAACCAATCTCCGGGTGTTGTTGATGTGGAGTGTCCACTAATTGAACTTATTGTGGGAAGGCATTCTGCGTATATCGAGAATCCTGATCTATGA
- the LOC137718399 gene encoding phosphopantothenate--cysteine ligase 2-like isoform X1, which produces MALTNGLEVQREILDAEIKSFFDSAPPLKDSDDISGKLEEFVKKNSVPSESGGVRRVVCVTSGGTTVPLEQRCVRYIDNFSSGHRGAASTEYFLKAGYAVIFLYRRGSCQPYCRSLPDDPLLESFEYTDDSNIKVCQSHSEVVRNAITKTHAAVTGGLLLKLPFTTIFEYLQMLQMIVFSIRSLGPHAILYLAAAVSDFYVPWKSMAEHKIQSGSGPLDMRLVQVPKMLLVLRKDWAPRAFCISFKLETDSKILLEKADMALQKYKVHMVIANELSTRKEEVVVVRSNEKISVRRNQSPGVVDVECPLIELIVGRHSAYIENPDL; this is translated from the exons ATGGCTCTAACAAATGGGTTGGAAGTTCAAAGGGAAATCCTGGATGCCGAAATCAAGTCATTTTTTGACTCAGCTCCTCCTTTGAAGGACAGCGATGATATCAGTGGAAAACTTGAGGAATTTGTGAAGAAGAATTCAGTACCTTCCG AAAGTGGAGGAGTTAGGAGGGTTGTGTGTGTGACATCAGGTGGCACTACGGTTCCTCTAGAGCAACGATGTGTTCGCTACATCGACAACTTTAGCTCAGGTCACAGAGGAGCGGCATCCACAGA GTACTTTTTGAAGGCAGGTTATGCTGTTATCTTTCTATATCGAAG GGGTAGTTGCCAGCCATATTGCAGATCTCTTCCCGATGATCCTTTGCTTGAAAGTTTTGAATATACGGATGACTCAAATATTAAAG TGTGCCAGTCGCATTCAGAAGTAGTGAGGAATGCCATCACTAAAACTCATGCT GCAGTAACAGGAGGCCTCTTGTTGAAACTTCCTTTCACAACCATATTCGAGTACCTTCAG ATGTTGCAGATGATTGTGTTTTCAATAAGAAGTCTTGGGCCACATGCAATTCTTTATCTTGCAGCTGCAGTGTCTGACTTTTATGTTCCCTGGAAAAGCATG GCAGAACACAAAATTCAGTCGGGATCTGGTCCATTGGACATGCGACTTGTTCAGGTGCCAAAGATGCTCTTAGTGCTGAGGAAAGACTGGGCGCCAAGGGCCTTCTGTATATCATTTAAG CTAGAGACGGATTCAAAGATTCTTTTAGAGAAGGCTGATATGGCTCTTCAGAAGTACAAGGTGCATATGGTTATAGCGAATGAACTTTCAACCCGCAAGGAAGAGGTTGTAGTCGTCAGAAGTAATGAAAAGATATCAGTTCGCCGAAACCAATCTCCGGGTGTTGTTGATGTGGAGTGTCCACTAATTGAACTTATTGTGGGAAGGCATTCTGCGTATATCGAGAATCCTGATCTATGA
- the LOC137718400 gene encoding uncharacterized protein, whose amino-acid sequence MSNLRTMCRPHTVFTSFVYCRHQARFSSRISFRNPNCSPRFPPVSDFARLNWGGSWFRVNQRRTVARASSWDHPKSPYETLELERDADDDEIKIAYRRLAKFYHPDVYDGRGTLEEGETAEARFIKIQAAYELLMDDEKRGQYDRDNRLNPMKASQAWMEWLIKKRKAFDQRGDMAIAAWQEQQQREMNIRARRLSRSKVDPDEEKRILAREKKASAEYFSSTLKRHTLVLKKRDLMRRKAEEDKKKLIGQLLAAEGLELDTEDEEKR is encoded by the exons ATGAGCAATTTGAGAACCATGTGTAGGCCCCACACGGTCTTCACCTCCTTCGTGTATTGCAGACACCAAGCTCGCTTCAGCTCTAGGATTTCGTTTCGAAATCCTAATTGCAGCCCTCGCTTTCCGCCGGTGTCCGATTTCGCGAGATTGAATTGGGGCGGGTCGTGGTTCCGGGTCAATCAGAGACGGACCGTGGCTCGGGCTTCCAGTTGGGACCACCCCAAATCTCCCTACGAAACTCTTG AATTAGAGAGGGACGCTGACGATGACGAGATAAAGATTGCTTACAGACGGCTGGCCAAGTTTTATCATCCGGATG TTTACGATGGTAGAGGGACTCTAGAGGAGGGGGAAACAGCTGAAGCTAGATTTATTAAGATTCAAGCTGCTTATGAGTTGCTCATGGATGACGAGAAGAGGGGCCAATATGATAGGGATAACCGACTCAACCCAATGAAA GCATCTCAAGCATGGATGGAATGGCTAATTAAAAAGCGAAAAGCTTTTGATCAACGAGGTGATATGGCAATAGCAGCTTGGCAAGAGCAACAACAGCGTGAGATGAATATTCGCGCACGTCGACTTTCTCGTTCCAAG GTTGACCCAGATGAAGAGAAGAGAATCCTGGCAAGAGAAAAAAAGGCCTCGGCAGAGTATTTCTCCAGTACCCTCAAGCGACACACGCTAGTCTTAAAGAAAAGGGACCTAATGCGAAGGAAAGCAGAGGAAGACAAGAAAAAGCTCATCGGTCAGCTTTTAGCCGCAGAGGGACTTGAGCTTGACACAGAGGACGAAGAAAAACGGTAG